From Aristaeella lactis, the proteins below share one genomic window:
- a CDS encoding MalY/PatB family protein: protein MTFDFTTCPDRRGKDAIAIDWIGGGDAPGAPKPGFDAIPMWVADMNFVVFPSIQEAIIRRTEHPAFGYFPISKEYYQSIIRWQEKRNGVTGLTAQHIGYENGVLGGVVSTLNVLCSRGDSVLIQSPFYVGFRHALENNGYRLVCNPLVKDASGIWRMDYEDMEKKIVENKIHAAIFCSPHNPCGRVWEAEEIRKAMEIFEKHNVWVVSDEIWSDLLLNGHKHTPVQSVSDYARSHTAAFYAPSKTFNLAGLVGSYHIIYNDWLRDRQAKEASLSSYNEMNVLSMHALIGAYKPEGEEWVDQLCDVLSGNINFACDFIRDHFPGVTLMKPEGTYMLFINCEEWCKAHSMILDDLLVKGTDVGVAWQDGRLFNDPWSIRMNLALPLAKVQEAFSRLDRYVFCG, encoded by the coding sequence ATGACTTTCGATTTCACAACCTGTCCCGATCGCCGTGGAAAAGACGCCATCGCCATAGACTGGATCGGCGGCGGCGATGCTCCCGGCGCCCCGAAGCCCGGCTTTGACGCGATCCCTATGTGGGTAGCGGACATGAACTTCGTTGTCTTCCCGTCTATTCAGGAGGCGATCATCCGCCGTACGGAGCATCCGGCTTTCGGCTACTTCCCTATATCAAAGGAATATTATCAGTCCATCATCCGCTGGCAGGAAAAGCGCAACGGTGTTACCGGCCTCACAGCGCAGCATATCGGCTATGAAAACGGCGTGCTTGGCGGCGTTGTCTCCACCCTGAACGTCCTGTGCTCCCGCGGAGACTCCGTGCTGATCCAGAGCCCGTTCTATGTCGGTTTCAGGCACGCGCTGGAGAATAACGGATACCGTCTCGTCTGTAACCCGCTGGTGAAGGATGCTTCCGGCATCTGGCGGATGGACTATGAAGATATGGAAAAGAAGATCGTGGAGAATAAGATCCACGCTGCCATCTTCTGCAGTCCCCATAACCCCTGCGGCCGCGTCTGGGAAGCTGAGGAGATCCGGAAGGCCATGGAGATTTTCGAAAAGCACAACGTCTGGGTTGTCTCGGATGAAATCTGGTCCGACCTGCTTCTCAACGGCCACAAGCATACCCCCGTCCAGTCCGTCAGTGACTATGCCCGCAGCCACACCGCCGCTTTCTACGCGCCGTCCAAAACCTTTAACCTGGCAGGTCTCGTGGGCAGCTATCATATTATCTATAATGACTGGCTCCGGGACAGGCAGGCAAAGGAGGCTTCCCTCAGCTCTTACAATGAAATGAACGTTCTCTCCATGCACGCGCTGATCGGCGCGTACAAGCCGGAGGGAGAGGAATGGGTTGACCAGCTCTGCGATGTGCTGAGTGGGAACATCAACTTCGCCTGTGATTTCATCCGCGATCATTTCCCCGGCGTTACCCTCATGAAGCCGGAAGGCACTTATATGCTCTTCATTAACTGTGAAGAATGGTGCAAAGCGCACAGCATGATCCTGGATGACCTGCTGGTCAAAGGAACCGATGTGGGCGTTGCCTGGCAGGACGGCCGCCTCTTCAACGATCCCTGGAGCATCCGCATGAACCTGGCCCTGCCGCTGGCTAAAGTGCAGGAAGCCTTCAGCCGTCTGGACCGGTATGTCTTCTGCGGCTGA
- a CDS encoding cyclic lactone autoinducer peptide, protein MKKKLIGILVYLASAASVFALILGRISAARACTYCYYQPKVPDCMKQED, encoded by the coding sequence ATGAAGAAGAAACTGATCGGTATCCTGGTTTACCTGGCAAGCGCAGCCTCCGTGTTCGCGCTGATCCTGGGGCGCATTTCCGCCGCCCGTGCCTGCACCTACTGCTATTATCAGCCCAAAGTACCGGACTGCATGAAACAGGAAGACTGA
- a CDS encoding accessory gene regulator ArgB-like protein produces MLASQAKRISSFCISNGIIVEQDREKYDYCYEIMLSTLLNFASVLLIGLCTGFLAQTVCFMLVFAVLKSNAGGYHAESHLVCFAETVGTFLLYRLLAAVIPAGILPYVSIVLIAFAIITVFILAPVGTGNKPIGRRQSGQLKRDCCLIILFLGAAVFFLLFFSAAQWAFSISFAVTAVSVSLIIGKYQLAKHGPEA; encoded by the coding sequence ATGTTGGCGTCACAGGCAAAAAGGATATCATCTTTCTGTATTTCAAACGGGATTATCGTTGAACAGGATCGGGAAAAGTATGACTACTGTTATGAAATCATGCTTTCCACCCTGCTGAATTTTGCTTCCGTCCTGCTGATCGGTCTTTGCACCGGTTTCCTTGCGCAGACGGTCTGTTTCATGCTGGTTTTCGCCGTGCTGAAAAGCAATGCCGGCGGTTATCACGCGGAAAGCCATCTCGTCTGCTTTGCTGAAACAGTTGGCACTTTCCTGCTTTACAGGCTTCTCGCGGCTGTGATCCCTGCCGGGATCCTGCCATATGTCTCCATTGTTCTCATTGCTTTTGCCATTATCACCGTCTTCATCCTGGCGCCCGTCGGCACAGGAAATAAACCGATTGGCAGAAGGCAGTCCGGACAGTTAAAAAGGGATTGCTGCCTGATTATCCTGTTCCTTGGCGCGGCAGTCTTTTTCCTGCTGTTTTTTTCCGCCGCTCAATGGGCTTTTTCCATCAGCTTTGCTGTAACTGCTGTTTCCGTTTCCCTGATCATCGGTAAATACCAGCTTGCGAAACACGGCCCGGAGGCCTGA
- a CDS encoding sensor histidine kinase, with product MTWLFYAVDFIGNCLDDLVILSFFRSVSGSRHKSLRTVIIVCVLMTLMRSAVSLLLPSRTMNLVCSLLAIAGLSSLYDMPQLKRMIFSPIMLIMMFLSEALVMMFILLLTGLSQEEASSNILIFTGCLFVSKMLLLSFLKLVHFIVPSFGEKIPGYLLVPLTMLPVATFLMTFALGEYTLQDGTSTLTYYAVAALLLLTVANIGLFFLLEYQQREEKEKARMHLMQKQTEGQIAYYRELAERQKVSNKTMHDLKNQMFALSEAMKTAPGKTQEIMESITGRIFAASPMKITGIDAVDSLIFTKQQQMETLGIRFEHAVYISPGCSVDPLDMCILLGNLLDNAIEANEHIVPENRYVSLTITQQEHWLSITIRNAASHVVPLDGKTIRTTKAQKELHGFGLSSVREIASKYQGDCTFRSTDQDFTSYLILQVA from the coding sequence ATGACATGGCTGTTTTACGCGGTTGACTTCATTGGAAACTGCCTGGATGACCTGGTGATCCTTTCATTCTTCAGGTCTGTTTCCGGCAGCCGGCACAAATCCCTTCGGACAGTGATCATCGTCTGCGTCCTGATGACACTGATGCGAAGTGCTGTGTCTCTCCTGCTGCCCAGTCGTACCATGAACCTCGTTTGCTCCCTGCTTGCCATCGCGGGCCTGTCATCCCTGTATGATATGCCTCAGCTGAAACGGATGATCTTTTCTCCGATCATGCTGATCATGATGTTCCTTTCAGAGGCCCTGGTAATGATGTTCATCTTATTGTTAACCGGCCTATCCCAGGAAGAAGCCTCTTCCAATATCCTGATCTTTACCGGCTGTCTGTTCGTCTCCAAAATGCTGCTTCTCTCCTTCCTGAAGCTGGTTCATTTTATTGTTCCCTCGTTTGGCGAGAAAATCCCCGGCTATCTGCTGGTTCCCCTGACAATGCTTCCGGTGGCTACCTTCCTCATGACCTTTGCCCTGGGTGAATACACGCTCCAGGACGGAACGTCCACCCTGACCTATTATGCCGTCGCCGCCCTGCTGCTCCTGACCGTCGCCAACATCGGCCTTTTCTTCCTGCTGGAATACCAGCAGCGGGAGGAAAAGGAAAAGGCCCGGATGCATCTCATGCAGAAGCAGACCGAAGGGCAGATCGCCTATTACCGCGAACTGGCCGAAAGGCAAAAGGTCAGCAACAAGACCATGCATGACCTGAAAAACCAGATGTTTGCCCTTTCAGAGGCCATGAAAACCGCTCCCGGAAAAACCCAGGAGATCATGGAAAGCATAACCGGCAGGATTTTTGCCGCCTCCCCCATGAAGATCACCGGCATTGATGCCGTCGACTCCCTGATCTTCACCAAACAGCAGCAGATGGAAACCCTTGGAATCCGTTTTGAGCACGCCGTATATATCTCCCCCGGCTGTTCCGTTGACCCGCTGGACATGTGTATCCTCCTGGGCAACCTGCTGGATAACGCGATCGAGGCAAACGAACATATAGTGCCGGAAAACCGTTATGTTTCCCTGACCATCACCCAGCAGGAGCACTGGCTGAGCATCACCATCCGGAACGCGGCGTCCCATGTTGTCCCCCTTGACGGAAAGACCATCCGTACCACAAAAGCGCAGAAGGAACTGCATGGTTTCGGCCTGAGCAGCGTCCGGGAAATCGCCTCCAAATATCAGGGAGACTGCACCTTCCGCTCCACCGATCAGGACTTCACTTCCTACCTGATCCTGCAGGTGGCATAA
- a CDS encoding LytR/AlgR family response regulator transcription factor, with protein MNIAVCDDLPEYREKLKELLAPYIAANKLDIAEFCRGEDLVASCENGQIWDIVFLDIEMDGLTGIETGKRLRKMQRDVIVIFVTSHVNYVSDAFRQDAFQFLLKPVQEEDFRKDFERALRVWKNRRRRYLIKWRNTSNMLEYRSILYLEAYHRHIFVHASDADYECVGKLQEEYTKLKPFGFAQCHQGFVVNMSRIVSISKSSVKMDNGSEIPVSRRHYASLMSDFNLYMAGKLI; from the coding sequence ATGAATATTGCTGTTTGTGATGATCTTCCCGAATACCGGGAGAAACTGAAGGAGCTGCTGGCACCCTACATTGCTGCCAACAAACTGGATATTGCGGAATTCTGCCGCGGCGAGGATCTGGTCGCTTCCTGTGAGAACGGCCAAATCTGGGATATTGTATTCCTGGATATTGAGATGGACGGACTGACGGGTATTGAAACCGGAAAACGCCTTCGGAAAATGCAGCGGGATGTGATCGTGATCTTTGTCACCAGCCACGTCAACTACGTTTCCGATGCCTTCCGCCAGGACGCCTTCCAGTTCCTCCTCAAGCCCGTACAGGAAGAGGATTTCCGGAAGGATTTTGAACGTGCCCTCCGTGTCTGGAAAAACCGTCGCAGGCGTTACCTGATCAAATGGCGCAACACCAGCAACATGCTGGAATACCGCAGCATCCTTTATCTGGAGGCCTACCACCGCCATATCTTTGTTCACGCGTCGGACGCTGATTACGAATGTGTCGGAAAATTGCAGGAAGAGTATACAAAGCTGAAGCCTTTCGGTTTCGCCCAATGCCATCAGGGTTTTGTTGTTAATATGAGTCGCATTGTCAGCATCAGCAAATCCTCTGTAAAGATGGATAACGGAAGCGAAATCCCGGTCAGCCGGCGCCATTACGCCAGCCTGATGAGTGATTTTAATCTTTATATGGCGGGGAAACTGATATGA
- a CDS encoding TlpA family protein disulfide reductase: MKKILVILAIVLMISILGTAAAVDWPFLGKPFVDFSFTDTDGNEFSLSEALKDHEAVFINLWTSWCGPCKREFPYINLAYKEFGDKIAFVGLTVEPEDTMEKVAWVKTTQGMEYQVGQEEGTGILEYIGGRQGNPTTIIVDRFGNAVFMQDYAFRNGPELFRLLKLFTGDEYTETKVCNRLPTPDGTQALPVSSVRRMFVENEDARKIIFTSRDRDPELYAEYGEWQDVGYVVPGDTARIIIELTAEDDPSRIVFINDSIRFFDMFSLLDKERNAYVYEQDIVNGLNDYYYISLFNGLSTNEEALEELQIFPNKEAIQEWIDYMQEENDYIMTWEYADEEEPETEQESYILHVMDQYGEAVPGTAVNFCTDLACTMVIADENGTVTFNGEPADYHVQVLKVPEGYSYDPEFEMQTGDEFGEWFVIVKRN, translated from the coding sequence ATGAAGAAGATCCTGGTGATACTGGCAATCGTGTTGATGATAAGCATCCTGGGCACTGCGGCGGCGGTGGATTGGCCCTTCCTGGGAAAACCGTTTGTAGATTTTTCATTTACGGATACGGACGGGAACGAGTTCTCCCTGTCCGAAGCACTGAAGGACCACGAAGCGGTGTTCATCAACCTGTGGACCTCCTGGTGCGGCCCCTGCAAGCGGGAATTTCCGTATATCAACCTGGCATATAAAGAATTCGGGGATAAAATAGCGTTTGTCGGTCTGACGGTCGAGCCGGAAGATACCATGGAGAAGGTTGCATGGGTCAAGACAACACAAGGCATGGAGTATCAGGTCGGACAGGAGGAAGGCACCGGCATACTGGAATATATAGGCGGCAGGCAGGGTAATCCGACCACGATCATTGTGGACCGCTTTGGGAATGCTGTATTTATGCAGGATTACGCATTCAGGAACGGGCCGGAACTGTTCAGGCTGCTGAAGCTTTTCACAGGTGACGAATATACTGAAACGAAAGTGTGTAACAGGCTTCCTACGCCTGACGGGACGCAGGCACTGCCGGTATCTTCTGTCCGTCGTATGTTTGTAGAGAACGAGGACGCACGGAAGATTATCTTTACCAGCCGCGACAGAGATCCGGAGCTATATGCTGAATACGGAGAATGGCAGGATGTGGGCTACGTGGTTCCCGGGGACACTGCCAGAATCATTATCGAATTAACAGCGGAGGATGATCCTTCAAGAATTGTTTTTATCAATGACAGCATTCGATTTTTTGATATGTTCTCCCTGCTGGATAAAGAACGGAATGCCTATGTCTATGAGCAGGACATTGTGAATGGACTTAACGATTATTACTATATTTCCTTATTTAACGGACTGAGTACAAATGAAGAAGCACTGGAAGAATTACAGATTTTTCCAAACAAGGAAGCTATCCAGGAATGGATTGACTATATGCAGGAGGAAAATGACTATATTATGACCTGGGAGTATGCGGACGAGGAAGAACCGGAAACGGAACAGGAATCCTATATTCTTCATGTGATGGATCAGTACGGAGAAGCTGTACCCGGGACAGCGGTGAACTTCTGCACGGACCTGGCCTGTACAATGGTGATTGCTGACGAGAACGGGACAGTTACCTTTAACGGCGAACCGGCAGACTATCATGTGCAGGTGCTGAAGGTGCCGGAAGGATACAGCTATGATCCGGAGTTTGAGATGCAGACAGGGGATGAATTTGGAGAATGGTTTGTAATTGTTAAAAGGAACTAA
- a CDS encoding TlpA family protein disulfide reductase — protein MKKILIIFIAIMMLCIFGAAAAEEDNSIIGKPFPDFQTMDTERNVFSLSEALKDHEAVLINLWASWCEPCVHEFPYLNEAYNKYKDKVAFVGLTVEPEDTWDILRDMKKEYSMEYPVAREAGTNIGQHLGGVQGTPTTIIVDRFGNAVYMQVMAFKDSAEISRLLDSFLGENYTESRALTEIPLPSETQALPVSDARRMRVENEGAKQITIKTRNTDPEYDAIYGEQTYTGYVVTDDTARIVLEIKAEDNLKDIVFSDYENNQTFYIYSLLDKERNEYVYDDKMADHWFVVSLGTQTGDLSIDPDFTAMYLFRNEQDIQELVDYGRGEGFDVTWEYVESKEPETAEKGSYILHVIDQNGEPVPGVMVNFCTEQNCTMAAGDENGVITFDGEKADYHVQVLKVPEGYSIDPEFEMQTGNDREWIILVRKD, from the coding sequence ATGAAAAAAATCCTGATTATATTCATAGCGATAATGATGTTATGTATCTTCGGCGCGGCTGCGGCGGAAGAAGATAATTCAATCATAGGGAAGCCGTTCCCGGATTTCCAGACCATGGATACGGAACGGAATGTGTTTTCCCTTTCAGAAGCACTGAAGGATCATGAAGCGGTGCTGATCAACCTGTGGGCTTCCTGGTGCGAGCCCTGTGTGCATGAATTCCCGTATCTGAATGAAGCATATAACAAGTATAAGGATAAAGTGGCGTTTGTCGGGCTGACGGTTGAACCGGAAGACACCTGGGACATTCTCAGGGATATGAAGAAAGAATACAGCATGGAATACCCTGTGGCACGGGAAGCGGGAACCAATATCGGCCAGCATCTCGGCGGCGTGCAGGGAACACCGACCACCATTATTGTGGACCGTTTCGGAAACGCGGTGTACATGCAGGTGATGGCATTTAAGGACAGCGCCGAGATCAGCAGGCTGCTGGACTCATTCCTGGGTGAAAACTATACAGAATCCAGGGCGCTGACAGAAATTCCGCTGCCGTCTGAAACGCAGGCACTTCCGGTTTCTGACGCACGGAGAATGCGGGTGGAAAATGAAGGCGCAAAGCAAATTACCATCAAGACCCGCAATACAGATCCTGAATATGATGCCATATATGGAGAACAAACATACACAGGATATGTTGTGACCGATGACACTGCCCGGATCGTTCTGGAGATCAAGGCTGAGGATAATCTGAAGGATATTGTTTTCTCAGACTATGAAAACAATCAGACTTTCTACATATACTCCCTGCTGGACAAGGAACGGAACGAGTATGTTTATGACGATAAGATGGCGGATCACTGGTTCGTTGTTTCCCTGGGGACGCAGACAGGCGACCTGAGTATTGATCCGGACTTCACCGCGATGTACCTGTTCCGGAATGAACAGGACATCCAGGAACTGGTTGACTATGGACGGGGAGAGGGGTTTGACGTTACCTGGGAGTACGTGGAGAGTAAGGAACCGGAGACTGCGGAGAAAGGATCCTATATCCTGCATGTGATTGACCAGAACGGAGAACCCGTGCCCGGGGTGATGGTGAACTTCTGCACGGAGCAGAACTGCACCATGGCAGCCGGTGATGAAAACGGCGTGATCACGTTTGACGGTGAGAAGGCAGACTACCATGTACAGGTGCTGAAGGTGCCGGAAGGTTACAGCATTGATCCGGAGTTTGAGATGCAGACAGGAAACGATAGAGAGTGGATAATATTGGTCCGTAAGGACTAA
- a CDS encoding DUF3021 domain-containing protein, giving the protein MNKQLWKKAFSRALIGMPIGLTISTVITIIISLCKADGQYYPVVPALVADCGSEINAVLIQALCSFLYGAIFAGASVVFETDWSLTKMTVVHLIAISLAVLPIAYFMQWMAHTFVGFLIYIGIFLLIYAIIWLINYRKIRTGVDAINQKIKTTL; this is encoded by the coding sequence ATGAATAAGCAGCTTTGGAAAAAAGCCTTTTCACGGGCCCTGATCGGCATGCCCATCGGGCTTACGATCAGCACAGTCATAACCATCATCATTTCCCTGTGCAAGGCGGACGGACAGTATTATCCTGTCGTTCCCGCCCTGGTTGCGGACTGCGGTTCCGAGATCAACGCCGTCCTGATCCAGGCGCTCTGCTCCTTCCTGTACGGAGCCATCTTTGCGGGTGCTTCGGTTGTTTTTGAAACAGACTGGAGTCTGACTAAAATGACGGTTGTGCATTTGATTGCCATTTCCCTTGCGGTACTGCCCATCGCCTACTTCATGCAGTGGATGGCACATACCTTCGTCGGCTTCCTGATCTACATCGGCATCTTCCTGCTGATCTATGCGATCATCTGGCTCATTAACTACCGCAAGATCCGCACCGGCGTCGATGCCATCAACCAGAAAATCAAAACCACCCTCTAA
- a CDS encoding LytTR family DNA-binding domain-containing protein, translating into MQVEIKIDASVTEPKVIVVANELTEEVNALIQVLSESEPRMITGFRDDTVTVLDEKDILRIYAANGKVYAVLPSGEYALRLRLYEAEERLKSSRFVRISNSEIINLRKVKSFDLSFTGTICVILSDGSKTYVSRRYMSKIKEVLGI; encoded by the coding sequence GTGCAGGTTGAGATAAAGATCGATGCGTCCGTAACCGAGCCGAAAGTGATCGTCGTGGCGAATGAGCTCACGGAGGAGGTCAACGCGCTGATCCAGGTGCTGTCCGAATCCGAACCAAGGATGATCACAGGTTTCCGGGATGACACCGTCACCGTATTGGATGAAAAGGATATCCTCAGAATCTATGCCGCCAACGGCAAAGTATACGCGGTTTTGCCGTCCGGCGAGTACGCGCTGCGTCTTCGCCTGTATGAAGCCGAGGAGCGCCTGAAATCGTCCCGCTTTGTCCGGATTTCCAATTCCGAGATCATCAATCTCAGGAAAGTCAAAAGCTTTGACCTGAGTTTTACCGGAACGATCTGCGTCATTCTGTCAGACGGCAGCAAAACCTATGTTTCAAGACGTTATATGTCAAAAATCAAGGAGGTATTAGGAATATGA